Proteins encoded together in one Lachnospiraceae bacterium JLR.KK008 window:
- the rsmB gene encoding 16S rRNA (cytosine(967)-C(5))-methyltransferase RsmB, translating to MKTDSVNVRELALEALLSVSRGEAYSHVVIGGMLDKYDYLGVQEKAFFKCLTEGTLERRIQIDYCIDAFSKTPVRKMKLLIRELLRMSVYQLLFMDGVPDSAVCNEAVKLAEHRSFRSLKGFVNGVLRSICREKDNISWPDREENEAVFLSVRYSMPQWLVEKWQQEQGSEKTEKILQGLLEKRPVTVRLRQDIREEEREACQREIKEELHARGILVRESKILPYAWNLEKSEGLGGIPSFAAGRFTVQDVSSMLAVEAAGIRQGDFVMDVCAAPGGKMLFAGEKAGSGGSVLARDISFRRLEQMEENRVRMRADNVTLEQWDAAVLDGAYVGEADVVLADVPCSGLGVIGRKRDIKYHASIETIESLVQLQRQILSTVWQYVKPGGVLLYSTCTISRAENEEMADWFLSQFPFHGEDPRPFLPEGFATQGGSFTGGEKAAGSPYIQLLPGVHDTDGFFLARFVRDKKV from the coding sequence ATGAAGACAGACAGTGTGAATGTGAGAGAGCTGGCGCTGGAGGCGCTGCTCTCTGTTTCCCGGGGAGAGGCATACAGTCATGTGGTCATCGGCGGTATGCTCGACAAGTATGATTATCTGGGAGTGCAGGAGAAAGCATTTTTCAAATGTCTGACCGAAGGGACGCTTGAACGCCGGATACAGATTGACTATTGTATCGATGCGTTTTCCAAAACGCCGGTGAGGAAGATGAAACTACTGATCCGGGAACTGCTGCGTATGAGCGTATATCAACTGTTATTTATGGACGGTGTACCCGACAGCGCCGTATGCAATGAGGCGGTAAAGCTGGCGGAGCACCGTTCTTTCCGTTCTCTGAAAGGGTTTGTCAACGGTGTGCTGCGCAGTATTTGCAGAGAAAAAGATAATATTTCCTGGCCTGACAGAGAGGAAAACGAGGCTGTATTTCTCTCTGTCCGTTATTCGATGCCGCAGTGGCTTGTGGAAAAGTGGCAGCAGGAGCAAGGCAGTGAAAAGACAGAAAAAATTTTGCAGGGACTGTTGGAAAAGCGGCCGGTCACTGTCAGACTGCGGCAGGATATACGTGAGGAAGAGCGGGAAGCCTGCCAGAGAGAGATCAAAGAGGAATTGCACGCGCGCGGCATCCTGGTGAGAGAGAGCAAAATACTGCCGTATGCGTGGAATCTGGAAAAGAGCGAAGGACTTGGCGGTATTCCTTCCTTTGCCGCCGGCAGATTTACGGTGCAGGATGTCAGCTCCATGCTGGCCGTGGAGGCGGCAGGAATCCGTCAGGGAGACTTTGTGATGGATGTCTGTGCGGCTCCGGGTGGTAAGATGCTGTTTGCAGGGGAAAAAGCCGGCAGCGGCGGAAGCGTGCTGGCGAGAGATATTTCTTTCAGACGTCTGGAGCAGATGGAAGAAAACAGAGTGAGAATGCGTGCGGATAACGTTACGCTGGAACAGTGGGACGCAGCGGTCCTCGATGGAGCATATGTGGGAGAGGCCGACGTCGTACTGGCTGATGTGCCCTGCTCCGGCCTGGGTGTGATCGGCAGAAAGCGGGACATCAAATATCATGCTTCGATAGAGACGATCGAAAGTCTCGTACAGCTCCAGAGACAGATACTGAGTACGGTCTGGCAGTACGTGAAACCGGGCGGTGTTCTGCTATATTCAACCTGTACGATCAGCCGGGCGGAGAATGAAGAGATGGCGGACTGGTTTCTGTCGCAGTTTCCCTTTCACGGGGAGGATCCGCGCCCCTTCCTGCCGGAAGGTTTTGCAACGCAGGGTGGCAGCTTTACCGGCGGAGAGAAAGCGGCGGGGAGCCCATACATACAGCTTCTCCCGGGCGTCCATGATACGGACGGCTTTTTCCTGGCGCGGTTTGTGCGGGATAAAAAAGTGTAG
- a CDS encoding zinc metallopeptidase gives MPYYGYGYYFDPTYFLVLIGFVLCMAASAKVNSTYSKFSRVRSMTGMTGAQAAERILYQAGIRDVRVEHVHGNLTDHYDPKAKVVRLSDSTYNSPSVAAVGVAAHECGHVLQHYEGYAPLRIRTALVPAANIGSKLGVPLIILGMILGMNATLVNIGIWVFCLAVLFQLVTLPVEYNASHRAVQILDRQGILSGQEVGQCRQVLNAAALTYVAAAASSVLQLLRLVLLFGGRRDD, from the coding sequence ATGCCATATTATGGTTACGGATATTATTTTGATCCGACTTATTTTCTGGTGCTGATCGGGTTTGTGCTCTGTATGGCGGCGTCTGCCAAAGTGAACAGCACGTATTCCAAATTTTCGAGAGTGCGCAGTATGACGGGCATGACGGGAGCACAGGCGGCGGAGCGGATACTCTATCAGGCAGGAATCCGGGATGTGCGTGTCGAACATGTGCACGGAAATCTGACGGACCATTATGATCCGAAAGCCAAGGTCGTCCGTCTGTCGGATTCCACATACAATTCCCCTTCCGTGGCAGCCGTAGGCGTAGCGGCACACGAGTGCGGCCATGTATTGCAGCATTATGAAGGGTATGCACCGCTGAGGATTCGGACGGCGCTTGTGCCGGCAGCGAACATTGGTTCTAAACTTGGCGTTCCGCTGATCATTCTGGGAATGATTCTCGGCATGAATGCGACACTTGTCAATATCGGTATCTGGGTATTTTGTCTGGCAGTACTGTTCCAGCTTGTCACGCTGCCTGTGGAATATAACGCTTCCCACAGAGCAGTACAGATATTGGACCGGCAGGGTATATTATCAGGACAGGAAGTCGGACAGTGCAGACAGGTTCTGAATGCGGCGGCACTGACCTATGTGGCGGCTGCGGCTTCTTCCGTGCTGCAGCTTTTGCGGCTTGTCCTTTTATTTGGCGGCAGGAGAGACGATTGA
- the fmt gene encoding methionyl-tRNA formyltransferase has translation MKGEKMTDPVKICFMGTPDFAVGALEALIAAGYEIVCVVTQPDKPKGRGKAVQFPPVKECARKHDIPVFQPVKIKAPEAVEELKKYEAELFVVAAFGQILSAEILRMPRYGCINIHASLLPKYRGAAPIQWAILNGETETGITIMQMNEGLDTGDMLAKRVVLIEPTETGDSLHDKLMAAGASLVTETIPRFVQGEITPEKQNDADSSYAKMLRKSLGNIDWKSDAASLARLVRGLNSWPGAYTVFRGKNLKIWEAQEAAETGQSRRPAGEADEAQPPDTVAARAGCDSPGTVVNVTRETIEVMTGRGILILKSVQPEGKKRMQVKDFLLGYPVKAGERLGE, from the coding sequence ATGAAAGGTGAGAAAATGACTGATCCGGTCAAAATCTGTTTTATGGGGACACCGGATTTTGCGGTGGGTGCACTGGAGGCGCTCATTGCAGCGGGATATGAGATCGTCTGTGTCGTCACCCAGCCGGATAAACCGAAGGGAAGAGGCAAGGCCGTACAGTTTCCGCCGGTAAAGGAATGTGCACGCAAACATGACATTCCGGTCTTTCAGCCGGTGAAGATCAAGGCGCCGGAGGCGGTAGAGGAATTAAAAAAATATGAGGCGGAGCTGTTTGTCGTCGCTGCGTTTGGCCAGATTCTTTCGGCGGAGATTCTTCGGATGCCCAGATATGGCTGCATCAATATCCATGCTTCTCTGCTTCCGAAATACAGGGGGGCGGCCCCGATCCAGTGGGCAATCTTAAACGGAGAGACGGAGACGGGCATTACGATCATGCAGATGAACGAAGGACTGGATACCGGTGATATGCTGGCTAAGCGGGTCGTGCTGATCGAACCGACTGAAACGGGGGACAGCCTGCACGATAAACTGATGGCGGCAGGTGCATCACTTGTGACAGAGACGATACCGCGGTTTGTGCAGGGAGAAATCACGCCCGAAAAGCAAAATGATGCCGATTCCAGCTATGCGAAGATGCTGCGCAAGTCTCTGGGAAATATAGACTGGAAAAGCGATGCGGCGTCGCTTGCACGGCTTGTGCGGGGGCTGAACTCCTGGCCCGGTGCGTATACGGTGTTCCGAGGTAAAAATCTGAAAATATGGGAAGCGCAGGAAGCGGCCGAAACGGGGCAGAGCAGGAGGCCGGCCGGCGAGGCAGATGAGGCGCAGCCTCCGGACACCGTGGCGGCACGGGCCGGATGCGACTCTCCGGGTACGGTTGTCAATGTGACGAGAGAGACGATCGAAGTTATGACAGGCCGGGGAATCCTGATTTTAAAGAGCGTGCAGCCCGAAGGCAAAAAGAGGATGCAGGTAAAAGACTTCCTTTTGGGGTATCCTGTAAAGGCCGGGGAGAGACTGGGTGAATAG
- the def gene encoding peptide deformylase produces MAIRTIREIGDGVLQKRCKEVTEMTARTSQLIDDMLDTMYETNGVGLAACQVGILKRIVVIDTTGEDPYVLINPQIMETSGEQIGHEACLSVPGKTGVVIRPNYVKVRALDRDMKPFELEATELLARAVCHETEHLDGHLYVEKVEGELMNVEDMEEDEELQDER; encoded by the coding sequence ATGGCAATCAGAACGATCCGGGAAATCGGAGATGGTGTGTTACAGAAAAGATGTAAGGAAGTGACAGAAATGACGGCGCGCACGTCGCAGCTCATCGATGATATGCTTGATACGATGTATGAGACGAACGGTGTCGGCCTGGCGGCATGTCAGGTCGGTATTCTGAAGCGGATCGTAGTCATCGATACGACGGGGGAAGATCCGTATGTGCTGATTAATCCGCAGATAATGGAGACGAGTGGTGAGCAGATCGGCCATGAGGCGTGCCTGAGCGTACCGGGAAAGACCGGTGTCGTCATACGTCCGAATTATGTGAAGGTGCGGGCGCTGGACCGGGATATGAAGCCGTTTGAACTGGAGGCCACAGAGCTTCTGGCACGGGCAGTCTGCCACGAGACGGAGCATCTCGACGGACATCTCTATGTGGAGAAAGTCGAGGGCGAGCTGATGAATGTGGAAGATATGGAAGAGGATGAGGAGCTGCAGGATGAAAGGTGA
- the priA gene encoding primosomal protein N', with protein MITGRYADVIVDISHEKVDRPFQYRIPQPLLGKISPGMCVVVPFGKGDRERTGYVIGVTDRPGYDEDKIKEILRIADKGVSAAGSQIRLAAWMRERYGSTMITALKTVLPVKQRMRAQTKRRISLAVSSGEAESIIMECRRKHQNARLRLLETLFSKKEIAYEYAVRTLSVTPAVIRALEEKTIIAVSSEVFYRNPVREAAVGAGAKEQTVVYSSQQQTVIDHVLADYRAGRPGTYLLHGITGSGKTEVYMELIAGVTALGKQAIVLIPEIALTYQTVSRFTSRFGSRVSVMHSRLSAGEKYDQWERADKGEIDVMIGPRSALFTPFSRLGLIIIDEEHEASYKSETMPKYHAREAARELASYYGASVVLGSATPSLESYYASETGLIRRYELTKRLTGGQLPQVYVEDLREELRRGNRSIFSSRLQRLLEQRLAAGEQSMLFLNRRGYAGFVSCRACGHVMKCVNCDVSLSEHRNGRLVCHYCGYEQPTVTVCPECGSKYIAAFRAGTEQIEECLHRMYPQARVLRMDADTTRRKESYEEILAAFAGGEADILVGTQMIVKGHDFPNVTLVGILAADLSLHAGDYRAGERTFQLLTQAAGRAGRGKKPGEVVIQTYQPDHHSIRYAAAQDYQGFYAEEMGYRELLGYPPSAHMLAVLILSGEESTGRELAERLVRETAGALSESSYREKKVQVIGPAPAGIGRIAGQYRTVFYGKCSDMTALIYIKDRLEAFLDEQKTQGESVQFDFDPMNSY; from the coding sequence ATGATAACAGGCAGATATGCCGATGTCATTGTTGATATTTCTCATGAAAAGGTAGACCGTCCTTTTCAGTACCGGATACCGCAGCCGCTTCTGGGAAAGATCAGTCCGGGAATGTGTGTTGTCGTTCCGTTTGGAAAAGGAGACAGGGAGCGGACCGGGTATGTGATCGGGGTGACCGACAGGCCGGGATATGATGAGGATAAAATAAAGGAAATCCTTCGGATTGCGGATAAAGGAGTGTCGGCCGCCGGAAGTCAGATACGGCTGGCGGCATGGATGAGAGAGCGATATGGTTCGACGATGATCACTGCGCTGAAGACAGTGCTGCCGGTAAAGCAAAGGATGAGAGCGCAGACAAAGCGCCGAATCTCATTGGCGGTATCTTCCGGTGAAGCGGAGTCGATCATCATGGAATGCCGCAGGAAACATCAAAATGCCAGACTACGTCTTCTGGAAACGTTATTTAGCAAAAAAGAGATCGCCTATGAATATGCGGTGAGAACGCTCTCTGTGACGCCGGCCGTTATTCGCGCGCTGGAAGAGAAAACGATTATTGCGGTCAGTTCAGAGGTTTTTTATCGAAATCCGGTCAGAGAAGCGGCCGTGGGAGCCGGTGCGAAGGAGCAGACTGTCGTTTACAGCAGTCAGCAGCAGACCGTGATCGATCATGTGCTGGCGGATTACAGGGCCGGGCGGCCGGGTACGTATCTGCTCCATGGCATTACCGGCAGCGGGAAGACAGAAGTGTACATGGAACTGATCGCCGGCGTGACAGCTCTTGGCAAACAGGCGATTGTGCTTATCCCGGAGATCGCGCTCACATATCAGACGGTGTCCCGTTTTACGTCCCGATTTGGCAGCCGGGTATCGGTCATGCACTCAAGACTCTCCGCCGGAGAGAAATACGATCAGTGGGAGAGGGCAGACAAAGGAGAAATCGATGTAATGATCGGGCCGAGGTCAGCGCTGTTTACCCCTTTTTCCAGATTGGGACTGATTATTATTGACGAGGAGCACGAAGCCAGTTATAAGAGTGAGACGATGCCGAAATATCATGCGCGGGAAGCGGCCCGTGAGCTTGCCTCTTATTACGGCGCGAGCGTCGTGCTGGGGTCGGCGACTCCGTCGCTGGAATCTTATTATGCGTCGGAAACGGGTCTGATCAGACGCTATGAACTGACAAAGCGGTTGACAGGCGGTCAGCTGCCACAGGTATATGTCGAAGACCTGCGGGAAGAACTGCGGCGGGGAAACCGCTCGATCTTCAGCAGCCGGCTGCAGAGGCTTCTGGAACAGCGGCTGGCGGCGGGAGAGCAGAGTATGCTCTTTTTGAACCGTCGGGGATATGCAGGCTTTGTGTCCTGCCGCGCCTGCGGCCATGTAATGAAATGTGTGAACTGTGACGTGTCGCTGTCGGAGCACAGAAACGGACGTCTCGTCTGTCATTACTGCGGTTATGAACAGCCAACCGTAACGGTGTGTCCGGAGTGCGGCTCCAAATACATTGCAGCATTCCGGGCGGGCACGGAGCAGATCGAGGAATGTCTGCACCGGATGTATCCGCAGGCGCGGGTACTGCGGATGGATGCGGACACGACGAGACGGAAAGAGAGCTATGAAGAGATTCTGGCCGCTTTCGCGGGCGGGGAGGCGGATATTCTCGTGGGGACCCAGATGATCGTCAAGGGGCATGATTTTCCAAATGTGACGCTGGTCGGTATATTGGCGGCGGACCTGTCTCTCCATGCGGGAGATTACAGAGCGGGTGAGCGGACATTCCAGCTGCTGACACAGGCGGCAGGCCGGGCAGGCAGAGGGAAAAAGCCGGGAGAAGTTGTCATCCAGACATATCAGCCGGACCATCACAGCATTCGTTATGCCGCCGCCCAGGATTATCAGGGCTTTTATGCGGAAGAGATGGGATACCGCGAGCTACTCGGCTATCCGCCGTCCGCGCATATGCTGGCAGTGCTCATATTATCCGGAGAGGAAAGCACAGGCAGAGAGCTGGCGGAGCGGCTTGTGCGGGAGACGGCGGGCGCTCTGTCCGAGTCTTCGTACCGGGAGAAGAAGGTACAGGTGATTGGTCCGGCGCCAGCCGGTATCGGCAGGATTGCGGGTCAGTACCGGACTGTTTTTTACGGAAAATGCAGTGATATGACAGCGCTTATTTACATAAAGGACAGACTGGAAGCGTTTCTTGATGAGCAGAAGACTCAGGGGGAAAGTGTACAGTTTGATTTTGACCCTATGAACAGTTATTGA
- a CDS encoding UDP-N-acetylmuramoyl-L-alanyl-D-glutamate--2,6-diaminopimelate ligase, translating to MVQALTLLERLTYTCVKGDPDREVGALVYDSRKIERDCMFVCIAGANVDGHSFAAEAAEKGAAVIVVEKEVEIPDESGATMIRVADTRYALAFLSAAYFGYPAEQMKIIGITGTKGKTTTTYLVKSILEHAGRTVGLIGTIEAVIGERHIPAANTTPESYVLQQYLREMADAGCDTVVMEVSSQGLMMHRTQGFVFDIGIFTNIEPDHIGPNEHKDFEDYMACKGLLFRQCRVGIVNCDDVHWQKVTEGHTCRLETYGFSEKADLQAYNMRLVTKPGSLGVDFEVRGLIDLSVETNTPGRFSVYNALTAMAICAHFGVSGDDIKEALLHAHVRGRIEIVKVSDAFTLMIDYAHNAMALESLLTTLKEYQPHRLVCLFGCGGNRSRLRRYEMGEVSGRLADLTVITSDNPRDEEPQDIIDDIKTGIGRTAGEYVEICDRKEAIAYVIDHGQPGDIIVLAGKGHEDYQEIRGKKYPMDERVLIADILRERGRTV from the coding sequence ATGGTTCAGGCTTTAACGTTATTGGAGCGGCTTACTTATACCTGTGTGAAGGGAGACCCTGACAGAGAAGTGGGAGCGCTCGTCTATGATTCGAGAAAGATCGAAAGGGACTGCATGTTTGTCTGCATCGCGGGTGCGAATGTGGACGGACACAGTTTTGCGGCGGAGGCGGCGGAGAAGGGAGCCGCTGTGATCGTGGTGGAAAAAGAGGTGGAAATCCCGGATGAAAGCGGGGCGACAATGATCCGCGTGGCGGACACGAGATATGCGCTGGCTTTTCTTTCGGCGGCTTATTTCGGTTATCCGGCGGAGCAGATGAAGATCATCGGCATCACGGGGACGAAGGGCAAGACGACGACGACGTATCTCGTGAAGTCTATTTTGGAACATGCCGGGAGAACCGTGGGACTGATCGGCACGATAGAGGCGGTCATCGGGGAGCGGCATATTCCGGCGGCCAATACGACACCGGAATCCTACGTGCTGCAGCAGTATCTCAGGGAGATGGCGGATGCGGGGTGCGATACGGTCGTGATGGAAGTGTCGTCGCAGGGGCTGATGATGCACCGGACGCAGGGATTTGTCTTTGACATCGGTATTTTTACCAATATCGAGCCGGATCATATCGGACCAAATGAACATAAAGATTTTGAGGATTATATGGCCTGCAAGGGGCTTTTGTTCCGGCAGTGCCGGGTGGGGATCGTGAACTGTGACGACGTCCACTGGCAGAAGGTGACGGAGGGACATACATGCAGGCTGGAAACATATGGATTTTCGGAGAAAGCTGACTTGCAGGCATACAACATGCGTCTTGTGACGAAACCGGGTAGTCTTGGCGTGGACTTTGAGGTGCGGGGGCTGATTGATCTGTCGGTGGAGACGAATACGCCGGGGCGTTTCAGCGTCTATAATGCGCTGACGGCGATGGCGATCTGTGCACATTTCGGGGTCTCCGGGGATGACATCAAGGAGGCGCTGCTTCATGCCCATGTACGGGGCAGGATCGAGATCGTGAAAGTGTCGGATGCGTTTACGCTGATGATCGATTATGCGCATAATGCGATGGCGCTGGAGAGTCTGTTGACGACGCTGAAAGAATATCAGCCGCATCGGCTGGTCTGTCTGTTTGGCTGTGGGGGCAATCGTTCCAGGCTGCGCCGCTATGAGATGGGAGAGGTGAGCGGGCGTCTGGCAGATCTGACAGTTATCACTTCCGACAATCCGCGGGACGAAGAGCCGCAGGACATCATTGATGACATTAAGACGGGGATCGGCAGGACAGCGGGCGAATATGTGGAGATCTGTGACCGTAAGGAAGCCATCGCCTATGTCATTGACCATGGCCAGCCGGGAGATATTATCGTGCTTGCCGGAAAGGGGCATGAGGATTATCAGGAGATCAGAGGAAAGAAATATCCGATGGATGAGAGAGTGCTGATCGCGGATATTTTGCGGGAAAGAGGAAGGACTGTATGA
- a CDS encoding (2Fe-2S)-binding protein produces the protein MSERKVTHMDYDKIVCNCLGVTNGMIKEAVDGGADTLEQVQEATGAGTVCGACLEDVRHLVEQFVSERKDG, from the coding sequence ATGAGCGAAAGGAAGGTAACTCATATGGATTATGATAAAATTGTATGTAATTGTCTTGGTGTAACAAATGGTATGATCAAAGAGGCCGTCGATGGCGGCGCAGACACGTTGGAACAGGTGCAGGAAGCTACCGGTGCAGGCACCGTATGCGGCGCCTGCCTGGAAGATGTCAGACATCTGGTGGAACAGTTTGTATCCGAGAGAAAGGATGGCTGA